The nucleotide window CAGAATTCTCCCTTGGGAATGATGTAGGCATGCCATGATGAATAGAATCAGTACCAACTGAAAAACACAAACAATAATGAAAATCAAATCCATTATAGTAACTAGGGACAATAATCAAAGATGTGACAATGGAACTATAGATAAATCCTGGCCATTAAAGAAATCAGTATACATAACACTTGCAAAATGGTTTCATTTCCAATGTCACTCTAAACACACAAAAAAGCACCAATGGAGATAACTAAACCAAGGCTCGAATTCTGTATCATGTTATATATCTTGTTGATAATATGCGCTGTCCGGAACTCTGAACAATTCAAATTCATATATCCTGTTTAAATGATTGTATTTTGTTTATTACTTTGCATTGTCTGAAACATGTGCCAATTAAACATTATATTTTTTTTCAGCAAACCTATATAGGAAAATGGGTCCTCAACAAGTAATCAAAGGAATAAAGATCCTAAAACTGCAAAACTTTTTTTTCATGAATCATGAAACACAAAATATTGAACTGTCAGGTGCCAAGGAAATCAGCAACACGGACTATAAGTATATGATGACACTTCATAGGAAACAAAATATTTGCCAGAAATAACATATAATGATAAGGTGAAATGAATATGCCAGCACACACAAAAGAATTGATAGCGGTAGCCACCTTCTGGAGAAGCACGGGATCGGTTTAGCCAAGGTAACTCTACAGGCTCTAAATCATAACAGCATTTCTTTAGTTATATTTCAGTTATCCTATTCTGTAAATTCAATGGCCCATTGTGTTATTGCCCCATGTCCTGCATGCTTACCCATATTCTAGAGTGAGAAGAGAGAATTATGAAGCTGAATAGCTGATTTTTACAGACTTTGCTAGGACAGGATTCAGAATTAACAAAGGTGGTTTTACATGCTCAAATTGTCTGCAGAAAAGAATAACTTAATATAGTGCTAGTCACTATCACTATAATAATAATACTGTTTGAGCAGAAGCAACATGCATGAATAAAGTGGAATAGTTTAAGACAATACTTTGCTTCGAGGCATACAGTGACCTATGTTTAAAGGGAGGTCTTTGGGTACCAGAAGAAACATTCAGTTCATAAGAAAAGAACCAGCTTCATGATATTTTGTCTAGAACTAGAATTATCAATCAAAAAGGTTTAATCAAGAAGATATAAAAAGCAGAAAATCAAGAAAACACTGTTGGCAATGGGAATAAAGAGTACGTGTGTCGAAATTGAAGTGAACCAAAAGAAAATATATTTGCTGTCTTCATACCACGTAGAGCTCTTGCAGGAAAATGATTCGTCTTAATATGAAACCGGGTGCTCTTAAGACTTGATGATCTACCAGGAAAAGCTAGCGGCTGAGCATTTCCAACAGATACGCCCTGACATAGAACCATTTTGCATGAGCTTGGCCTTAATCCTTATGCGGTTACCTGTGCATATACAAGCAAACGAACTGAGTGTTTGGTCTGACACTGAAATCATGTAGCGGTACACGACACAAACCCAACACAGATTAACTTATTTATTAGTTCAATTCGACAAGCATAATGAATTGTTGAACACCAAACTGAAGCAATTAGGGATGCAAACGGCGCGGGCTGCGCCGCTAACCCGCTGGGCTACGCGTGCCGCAATTCACATAAACCCGCGCTGCAAACCCGCGAGATAGTCCAACGGCGCCGCGGCGTCCCGCAAGGAGGCGCGACTGCCAAGGGAGGACAAACAGAGAAAGCAGCCTCCTGTTTGTGCAGCTAGCCTGGGCAGAAGAATGCGGAGGGGAAACCACGGGCAACTGAGGCCGAGGGCGGCGGCGAGCTGGAGCATGGTGGTGCGGAGGATGGTGCGCGCGTCGATGGAGTCGCGGATGTGGTGCGTGATGGCGCGGACGACGCGCCAGACGGTCTCCTCGCGGCGCTTACGGTGGCGAGGTCGCGGCCGAGCTGGCGCCCCTTGGTGCGGAGGAAGGACTCGCGGACCTTGAGGCGGAGCAGGCGCGGGAACAGGATCGGGAGggagtcggcggcggcggaggtggcgaGAGCGCCCAGGACCTTGGCGGTGGTGAGGGCGACGAGGATGCGGCAGGAGCCCGGGCGGACGTTCAGCAGGTGGGCGACTCGCGAGGTATGCGGCGCCGGCGCTACGCGGGCTGCCGCGAAGCCCGCAAAAGCAAGCGGCGTTATGCGGGCCGCCGCATCTGCCCGCAAATTCCCTCGCGGCTGCTGCGGACGCGGGGCGGGCTGATCGCCGCCGCGCCGTTTGCAACCGTACATATGCTGTCCGTGAGTACCTAAAAATCAGTCGAGGCGTGCTCACCGGACGGTGGAGGATCCGGAGGCTGGGAAGAGACGGACGGCGGCCGACGTAGCGGGCTCCGCTGGACCGCACTCCAGAGGAGCAGACCGGAGCGGGCAAGCGACGTCCCCCCAAATCGGAGAACACCGGGGATGGGGAGACCGCGCCGCCGGGGGTAGGAAGAGATAGGGTTATGCAGCGGTGATCAGCCCCTGACAGGTATCTGGAATTCACTCTCGAGTCTCGAATACAACAAGCACCTCTGCTCGCGCTGGGCTCGAACAAAACAAGCAGGCCCTAGGAAAATCTAGGCCCATGTAACTCTGGCTCGACCTTAGCGTTGCATTCGGCCTGCTTTGTCTTTGCTACCGAAATAGAAAGTTAAAAATTTCTGTTTCCAACAAATTATTACCATTGCCATTTGATGTGTGTAAATTGGCACAGATTAGGGTAATTTTAAGGTGATCTTGTGGCAGATTCTTGTAAGTTCTGGCACGGCCAGAGCCTGATGAGACCAGTAATCGCATTATCAAGTCTTTATTCTTCTGCAAGCAACGTTTGATTTGATCCCGTCTTGTCTTATGTATCAGGCAGGACGCAGCAGGGTCTGATGATCAGATGATGTCAACAATATTGTGCCATTCCCTGCATCTTGTGTTCCTGTTGAGCTTTGGTTGCATCATGAATTCATGATCCACTGCCGGGTATTTATCGGGCCGCATGCTTTGTGCAACTGTGCCAGCAAGTATGCCACTCTTGTGCGAGAGAGTTTTGGTTTGTTGGTACGGCAGGCTTTGCGTGCCGATGCGTGACGAGGTAAAGATTAGACTGATGATGAGATGGTTATGTTTACCTAACTCGAATAGCTGCAGGCATTTAATTTAAGCAGGCAATGACAAATATGGCAGGGCAATTATCAGGACATTAAATAAATGGAAATGAAACTTGTACATGAAGTAACGTGATCATGGGCCGACGACGGCCTTATTGGCTTGCTGATGCTAATGAAAAGCTGTCATCGGACTTGGGCAAGGCTTTGGCGCAATATCCCCTTTAAAAAATAGGGAGTGAACAATTCTGGCTCTGTTCTTCTGCACTACTTCAGCATTACTTTTCAacgaacgaacaatatttttctctcacaataaattagcataAGTACCAATATAAACTAAATTTCAGGGAAACGAACAGAGCTATTTCCATGCAACTTGGCTTGAGCCATGGATCGGTCGGATCGGCACGTACGTCTCTTTCTCTTCTCATCAAGCGAGAGTACCACCAGCCGCCGCAAGACTACCTTTCATTGAGCTCCTGCTGCTGCCTGTACTGTACTGACGTCGCCCCTGTCGATGTGTCACTTAACCACCATTTAATTCCTTTGACAAAAGCGGTCACCGGGCCAACCCCGCGTCCGCACGAATCCGAGCGGATCACACAGGACGACAGCCTGCAGCAGCAGACGGCGTACGTGCGTGTGCGGCGTCAACCACTCAACCGGGCACGCAGGAGAAGTCAAAGCGAAGAGGACGAACGGACAGTCGGACACCAACGGCCTCCGCCGCGGCTGCACCTAATCCGCATCTGCTTCTCGCCGAAGACGAAGAGAGGGAGGAGTTCGTGGACGTCAGCTGGAGGGCGGCCGGCAGCGGCAAAGCCGGCAACTCCCGGTCGGTCAGGTTGCTGGTGCCTCAGCGAAGCAACTCGGTCCCGGACAGCTACGTGCACCGGCCGATTTTTCAGGCGCGTTTACGTTTCGCTTTGTTTAGCGTCATAGGCAGACTGTTGACCGGCTCACCAGTCCAACTTAAATTGTGTGTTCAAACGTAGTAGCATGTCACGTCTGAACAAACCCACCTGTTCCTTCTTTTGAATGCCAAATTGCCAATGCCCTTTTTTTTCGGTAAATCTCTACGGTGAGTGTTTCTCACGCTTTGGTCACTCGATTTGCTGGCCGTCCTCTGGTGTTGGCAACGGACACGATCATCCTGTGCCCGCGCACTTCTCCCCACCGCGTACAGCTGGAAAAGGCACTCACGCAGCACCACAATCCACAGGGCTGTCTCGTTCCATCAGACAGTGCTTTTACTCCAGTCTAACTGACACCCGTGCAccacttaggccctgtttagttggcgaattttttttagaaaatagtactgtagtactttcgttgttatttgataattagtgtccaatcatagtctaattaggcttaaaatattcgtatcgtgaattttgtctaaactgtgtaattagttttattttttatttatatttaatgcttcatgcatacgtctaaagattcgatgttacggggaatcttaaaaaatttgcaAAATGAAGCGGAACTGAACGTTACCTTGCATTTACACGATTTGGCTTCGGCGCTGTAAACATCTCCTCGCGCACTCGTTCTTCCTTTCATCCAACCCTGCCCCGGCGTCCGCACCACCACACCCCGCGAGTCCGCGACCCTACACCTTCTCTTTCTTGCTTGCCTCCGACCCTGCTCGGCGCCCGCACCACCACACCCTGCCGTGCCTACGACCCGGCACCCCGGCTCGCCTGCGCCCCGCGCCCCTCTGCCCTGCTGTCCCGGCGTCGCCGTCGACCAGGCACCGAGCGTTCGAGCCGCCGCGCTCCTGCTTACTTCTGCCTCCCCACCCATCCACTGCCGGCACGGCCGCGTCGCAGCCAGGGCCGACCGACCGCCGCTGCAAccttgcacaaattcatcgcttggtTAGTAGTTACAGATTACATCTGATTGTAACATATTTTACTATTCCTATTTGGGTGTAaggccctattcgcttggctGAAAATCCATGTAACTGTTCGTTGATTTACtgtaaaaaaaaatattgtttgttcgCTGAAATAATAGTACGGCTCATGAGACaagcaaacagggcctaagtttaTACGTTTAATCGGTGTAAATTGATTTCTTTAAATGAGAATGGTGATTTGGATTACTTGAATAGTTCTGTGATCTTTGTTTATGTATGATTTATTGCTTTGGATCTTCTTCTAATTTACCTTTCATAAAACTGATCTGTTAAATCTgtcttttttctttgtttttttgctTTGATCTTCTACTTTGCCTTTCATAGAACTGATCTATTaaatctttctttttttctttgcttTGCTTTGATCTTCTTCTAATTTGCCTTTTATAGAACTGGTCTGTTAAATgtctttttgtttgtttttttctttgattTTCTTCTAATTTGCATTTCATACATTTGATCTGAttaaattgtattttttttctttgttttttcgcTCTGTTTATTATTTCTTTTATTTGGTTCGTTGGATTTTGATCCTGTGGTTATGGGAATCGAGTGACAGAACACCTTGAAACATTCGATTTGTTTTGTTTGGTAAATTTGAGTGATTTAAGTTATTCTGTCACTCGGGTGACGGGAGGGGGTAAATCGAGTTTTCATTAGACACCGACCCTTTTTTTAGGCAGGGACAGgaaaacaccacacacaagtttGGCGCTACGCTCACAATGATGACCATACAAGATTCAAAGATTTCTTTTGTATATCAAATGGATCTCTGGCTGGACTGTCCATATATGGCATACAGGAGTAAGTTATCTACGCTTCAAAAAATTGGCAATGAGAGACGTGGTCAAGCAGCAGACTTTGGAGTGAAGCACCTTCATGGCTTCATCCGTTCAGTTAACCCATAAATTGAATTCCTCCATCCAGGTTCAAACAACCGTTATCGAGCACCACATGCGTGAACTCGTCATCAGGATATTAAGAACAAGGCACAAACAAATGGATCCACAGAAGTTAAGAAATGCGTACAACCTTCTAATCcttttcccctctctctcttgtaCAGTACACTTTGCCCTAAGGCGTGGAAATGAGTGAGGCGTGGATCATGCAGTCTAAATACAATCATAGCATCAACAATCCCCCTAGCTAATGCTTCAAACAGGCGTCGAACGAAGAATAGAAAGCAATCGAACATCAGGACGGGCAGAAGAGCTGTCAACAaacaacccaaaaatctacaCAGGGTTTCCATCTGTAATTCACAACTTGCCTATGGGTGTTATCCGACTACCGCGTACTCGTCATCTGCAACGATCCATCCTTTTGCAGCTTAAGGCTCAGGCTGGTGAACCGCTCTCTCGAATACTGTCTCGATGCTTTCCTCCAGTCTGTTCCGGCCTTCATCATCGCCGCAAActcatcagtagcttatcttgCCATCCTGAGGAACAAGATAACAAAAACAGTTTGGGATACTCAGTATCACAGAGTTCAGCCTTTTAATCATTACACCAAATGAGCTAAACAAGAAATGAGAAAAAAAGCTACATCCATTTACAACTAATTGACCAAGAAGTACAAACCTTATCGGTGTCTACATCACGGA belongs to Miscanthus floridulus cultivar M001 chromosome 4, ASM1932011v1, whole genome shotgun sequence and includes:
- the LOC136549065 gene encoding uncharacterized protein — its product is MAMGLLVLFEPSASRGACCIRDSRVNSRYLSGADHRCITLSLPTPGGAVSPSPVFSDLGGRRLPAPVCSSGVRSSGARYVGRRPSLPSLRILHRPVSTPRLIFRYSRTAYVRLQTARRRSARPASAAAAREFAGRCGGPHNAACFCGLRGSPRSAGAAYLASRPPAERPPGLLPHPRRPHHRQGPGRSRHLRRRRLPPDPVPAPAPPQGPRVLPPHQGAPARPRPRHRKRREETVWRVVRAITHHIRDSIDARTILRTTMLQLAAALGLSCPWFPLRILLPRLAAQTGGCFLCLSSLGSRASLRDAAAPLDYLAGLQRGFM